DNA from Musa acuminata AAA Group cultivar baxijiao chromosome BXJ1-5, Cavendish_Baxijiao_AAA, whole genome shotgun sequence:
CCTTTGTACAAGTAAGGCTGTTGATTGTATTTATGGTGACACAttcgataaatattttttaagttcatttgtgTTTATGCTATTTCTTTATCATCATAACTAGCAAGTTCTTTTTGTTACTAACTCTTGTGTTCTTTAGGCACATGCTAAAGTTTGTTGATACTGAAGAATTCTATGAGCAGGAAACACCAGTTAAAATAAAGGATATTCCATCTTTGGTTATCATTATAAAGCAGGTATTTTCTGCCGTTAATTTAACACACCACTTCTATTTTTGCTGTTTTGTTTGTTGGGAACTACATAACACATTACATTTTATGTTTAAAATTACCATTTATGTTGTACTGTTGCACTTGATCCCTGTGAGACCATAACACTTCGGTATTAATGTTGGCATGATTTATTTCGACAGGCCTTATGGCAGCTCCTATGGACAATAAATGGGCACGTGTCGTCTCAAAATTCATCTAGATCTCTTCCAGGTGACAAGAAGCTGTCTGTGGAACTAATTAACCGTAAAGCCAGGGTTGCAATGTCTGAGCTTCTGAGCcaggttttttttgttttattttgaatttttgtACAATAATAATCTTTATTTCATGATGGAAGATTTGTGTTGGTTGTCTAAACAGAGATTATTTtgtaatatattattttcttttgattttaaatgtaATGCAGTTGCAAGACTGGAACAGTAGAAGGCAGTTCATGTCTGCTGACGATTTCCATCTTCAAGAAGCAAGGAGTAAAACTTTTGTTTCTCAGGTGAGTTTTTTTGTCTCTTTTCCTAGTTTCCTTTTCCCTTTCTCTTTGGAAGCTTGATTCACACAGTTCTTTCTTTCACCAGGCCTTACTTGGAAATACTCGAGCGTCTGATATATTAAAACAAGCTCCATTCTTAGTGCCATTTACAAGCAGGGTCGAAATTTTCACTGTATGTCTATAAATGCTAAAACACTTCTGTTTTACCTATTAAATTTGGAAGTTGCTAAGGATTTTTCATTAATAACTTATTCACTGGATTGCATGAAATCGCAACTTAATAGAGTTGCATGCAAACTGTTGATATCGATGACCTGAATTAGACAactttgataaattttttatttctaattcAAATTCATCTCGTGCCTCAGTCAGAGTTAGTGGCTTCTAGACAAAGAAGTGGAGCTCATCCTGGTTTAACTAGACTCACTTTCAAAATAAGAAGAAATCGAGTACTTGAAGATGCTTTCGAGCAGCTGAGTACATTATCTGAGGATGATCTTAGAGGACCAGTATGTTGCTTACAACTTATAACTTATTTGATGAGACAATGGAATGTCAATGCAGTAGTTGAATAACTCAATGAATTTGATTCTCTTGAAATTTGTTGATGCCTGCAGATTCGGATATCTTTTGTTAATGAATTTGGAGTTGAGGAGCCTGGGGTTGATGGTGGTGGAATTTTTAAAGATTTTATGGAGAACATAATCCAGGCTGCTTTTGATGTCCAGTTTGGGCTATTCAAGGTTTGTGGTCTAGTTTTGCACCTCTTTGTTGTCAGTAATATTTCTTTTAGTCTTTCTTCTTTACAAAGGTAATGCATGACAATAATATCAAAAACATGCTAATAACTGATTTGCCACTTCTTGATCGAGAATAGCTGGATATTAAAATGGTGAAGCTGGTAGTTGAGCTAGATTATAAAGATAAATTTGGACTACAGGAGTATGGTGATCTTGAATGGTTCTTATGTGAACTTTGCAATGTTCAGAATATGGCAACAATGTTGCTTTTAGATACATAACTTTTGCCCATACATTAATTGACAACGAAagaaactaaaaatattatatgcaATATGTGAATTGGCGTTAGGAAGAGAACCAATAAATTGGTAACTAAATGAGGATTACGACTTGCTTTTCTAGATCTTTTGCATCATGTTAACATTTCTTGATGGGTTAAAGCTTCAACTAAAATACACATCTTATTGTGAGAGTGGGGGCACAACAGATTTGTATTCTTTGTCTTGGTGCTTTTCTCATTTTGTGTTTTCCATTCCTCTTGTAATCTGTTTTAGGAAACACCCGATCATCTTCTGTACCCGAATCCTGGATCAGCATCAGTTCACAAACAACATCTTCAGTTTTTCCATTTTCTTGGGACTCTTCTCgggaaggtactttcattatgtttTCCTGCCCCTTTTTTGCATCTTGTAGAAGTTCGTTCAGTATTTATGTGCCTCTTTGTGTTTGCTTTTTGCTGCATCTGTCATCTTGCATTTTCTGAAATGAAATTGtggtttagttttttttttttcttttaatacctCTCTCATGACAGCATTTTACTATGACAGATGGAATGTTGCCTGCTTGCCATCTATCCATATCTTTTCTAGCACTTCAGCAttctgttttatgttaatgggtaAACTGTGAGATGCAGATTCTAGAAAATCGATAAACCATGTCCAACTTGTCCTGGAGAAGTACATACATTTTGTGTAATACATAAATATGTTAAATTTctgaagaaaattttaattattatgcttaatttttcaaATGATTGGTTCCTTTATACTTGAAAAAGTTAAAATTTGTGTTTGAACTTAgcttttatgattttttactaTTTTGACTTGTGATAATATTACGACAACAGCAACAAATCACAACGTTCCAATTATGGATCAAATTCTCGATCTAATATTGATATTGCTATTGATTGGTGGTTGGAGCCGTATGGTACTGATACGTGGTGGCATACTGACTCTTGGCATGAGTTGGTACCATCAATACCAAACCCTCACCTACGGGAAACAGATAATAGGGAAGGAGGTGGTGAAGGAGATGGTCACATACTGATGGGAGAATGTCAGATGGAGAGAGACTCTTAATGGAGAGAGGAaatagagaagcagaagaagaaataACACAAACAAAGATGTGGCAACTGtaagaaattagaaaaaaatgatACTTGTACATGTCTACTTACTGGCCAATGTGTTTGATACAGCGATTTTACTGAACGGTACAACACTTATCAAATTGAACCAGGCTAAATGTCATGTTTGCGGCTCAGTTGGTTGTCAGACGTGTAAGTACCGGTCTGTATCTATCAGTATGGGTTACATTTTCATTCATGGTCCCTGTAGTTGAGGGCCAGCTACATAGATCCTTTTCAGCAATTGTTCTGTGTGTTGGGAGAAATTTTGATGGTATGACTACaataaaaattttcaatttgATATACATGCTATCATGATTTGATTGTTGCTCCAACTTTTTTGATAATTGATATATTGAATACTTTGGGGCATTTCGGGTTATCTATGATTGATCTTGGGTGCGATTGGCTGATTGGGTTGGCAGCGACAAATTCTTAAAACCATGTATACCCTTTTTTTTCGTTTACAACCTTTTATTTAAGGCGAATTTGGCTTGTTGTTTATTGACCTGCTTAACCACTAGTAATTCATGGTCATGCCACTTACCCATTGTCAGCTCGTTTCCAGTGACAGTGACCTTACCAGGGCCTCCCAGTTGGTTGGGGTGGCCAACAGATAGTCAACCTTGCCAGGAGAGGAGTGTCCACAGCCACAGGCCACATTTTGTTGTCTATTTAAGCGACCACATGCAACCAGTTGCAGTTGTCCCCTGCTGGTTGGTGCAGCTAAAAAACTGGAATCTGCATCACCAGGGAACAGGTGGTGGCTGCAGGTTGCAACGGGCAAAGCCATTGACACCATGGCTTGTTAGCAGTGGCCATTGCTGTGAGCCGACACCTCCACCTGCTGGTGGTAGCTGACAACTCTGGTAGATTGGTGCCGCCAACCTCACGAGTGTTGTTGCTGATCAACTTGAGTGACCAGGGACCATATGTGACTAACCCTGTAAACTGGGAAACACTTTTTGTGTGTAGTGAAGATTTTTGAAGGAATTTATTTCCTGGACAgtgaattttttatttaaaaaaagatcCAACAATatcaataaggtttagaacctagattCTACATTTTGGGTGTTGGACCCATTGGCCCATGAATGGAAGGTCTAGTCTGTGCCGGCATACCAACGCACGACATTGGCATGCACCGCAGTGCAAGAGAGGAGGAAAGGGGGAAAGTAGGAGAAGATAAGGAGGTGGACAAGAAGAGGAAGGCAGGAAGCAGTGATGACGGAGGAGGAAGGAGATAGGAGTCCCAAACGGAGGTGGCTGTCTGTGCGACACGTACAGTGTGCAGGTGTTGGCGTATGGCATTTGGATTGTTTATCAATTGGAACATTGTGCTGATTTTCCAGTTGCTGATGGCGTGGTTTTAAAGTTCCACCACGAGACATGTGCATTGAACAACTTTGAGAGGGTATTGATGAAATTTTCAACTTTAGAAGGTTTCTATAAAATTAGGGGTTCTGTTGCTCTGCTACTAGCTTTTTATCATATTATTGGGTATTCTTATCTAAGAATTTAAACATTAGTTTGTTATTTGTTATGTCTATCTATCAGTATATTTGGTGGTATGCTGACCTGTACCATCTGGTATTatttgaaaaaggaaaaagaaataccAATTGGTACTGGTAATATCGCCTGGTACTGCTCCATACCAACTGTTATTTGAAaccataattattattattatttttttttttagcatcAGTCAGTTTCCAAAATTCCTTACAGTGATCTGTATATGCCTGCTCTGTAAACCtcatgaacttcttttctatagGCTATGTATGAGGGCATCCTTGTGGACATACCATTTGCAACATTCTTCCTTAGCAAATTGAAAGAGAAGTAAGGTTTCAAAACCCTTATTTTACTAGTTCATCTTCTGTTTTCCTGGGGAAATTGTGGTTTTGCAAGAATGAGTTGAATTTTGTTTTATTCATAATTTGTTTTAGAAATTTCCTTCATTGTTGGGCATTTGAGGTATAATGCTATATTGTTGGTGTTCACCTGATGTAGTCTCCCATGTTATAGTACTGAAAATATACGATACATAAAGTAGAATCTTTCTTAACAATCTTATTCAAATATTACTCTCAAAATTGATTATGAAAATTATTTCAAGAAAAAGCTTATGAAAATCTGATGAAGTCGTATACTTTGTTTACTTTAGTTAGTGATATGATTGCTTATGATACTTGTGTTCACTTGGTGTTCACCTGATGTAGTCTCCCATGTTGGTTgtctattattttttatcaagatTTCTTGTATTTGATTATTACTTCGTATATGACTAATGCTAATCTCCTGGCAATTAGGAGCAACTTTTTGCATGACTTGCCTTCACTAGATCCAGAGTTGTATCGGCACCTTCTCTTTTTAAAGGTGAAGGTTTTACTATTGTTTCCTTTTACTTTTGTTAAGTATGTAACTATTACCTCTACGATACATCATATTTTAAATTCTGTTAAGTATGCAACTATTACCTCtaagattcatcattttaataaaTTGTGGTGTTCATATAATTAACGATGTTAAATTTTCATCttttgaactgagatctgatcaaGGAAGGTTATGAAGAAAGTGAGAATATTGGTTACAAATAATTTCGGTGTGATGCCTTAGAAATCCAATATATTGTTGTCTTAACTTCAATATATCTAGATGTCAACACAGATATTCTTTATCGAAGATCTGATATGTATACAATTTAAAGTTTCAAGTACTGGATGGATTGATTGGTCCTGTATGGGACCCATATAGCTTAGAACTGGTTGTTTCTACAGCCTTGCTGTTTTTGATATACCATCTATGTAATAGAATTCAAggcatttaaatttatgaaaacaTCTTAAAACATATTGAAACTCATTCATGAATCAGGTCCTGTTTGAGATGAGTTCATGTAGAACTTTTGGAAAGTTATGTGTGCTATATGTTATCTTCAGTTATATGGTCATGCTGCAAAAGGACTTTAGGCAAAGTATCCTAAATTGAAGCTATTTAGCTTGTTCCTTGCCAACACATAGCAGTTGTTAATTATATAGGCTTACTTTTTTGTACTTTAGTTTTTGCCGATGCTTCCCTCATGTTTGCAAATTTGGGGTTTATGTGTGCAGCATTATAAAGGTGATGTTTCAGAGTTGGAACTGTATTTTGTTGCTGTAAACAATGAATATGGTGATCAAACAGAAGAGGAGCTAATCCCTGGTGGAAAAGATCTGCGTGTTACCAAGGACAACGCTATTGCCTTCATTCATCTTGTTGCAAATTATCGCCTAAATTATCAGGTTCTACTCATTCCATTCCTCGGCTGATTTAGAGGATTTTGGTATGGAACTTTACCTTTTTAATGTGCAGATTCGCACTCAAAGCTTGCATTTTTTACGAGGATTCCAACAACTTGTACAAAAGGAATGGATTGAAATGTTCAATGAACATGAAATTCAGGTACATCATTAACCTAAAGCATTTTACAGTACATTATTGTTGCTACATTTTTGTTTGAATTATTTAATGTGGTTTGTTTTGAGTACAAGCATAGTTAAAATCTCTTGTTTGACAATCTACGTTGGTAAAATCAAGCTAGTGAATTCAATCAGAAGAGGAATCTTATACATTGACTTGGTGTTCTTTCAGCTTTTTATATCAGGGTCGCTTGAAAGCATGAATGTGGATGATCTGCGTTCAAATACCCAGTATACCGGTGGATATCATCATGTAAGATTTTAGTTGATCCAAGATGATATGATTTTTGATCGGAAAAAGAAAATTGCAATTACAGTACACTCTGATGCATTATCATAGACACACCTATAACATTCATGTTGGGTATCTTTGCAGGAACATCAAGTCATTGAGATGTTCTGGGAAGTACTCGAAAGCTTTTCTTTGGAGTATCAGAAGAAATTTCTTAAGTGAGTTTTCCCTTATATTGtgcaattacatatatatatatatatatatatatatatatatatatatatatatatatatatatatataattcttcaaCATATGTTCTGTAGGTCATTTTGCATACCGGTCAAAAAATGTAAATGGAaggatggagaaaaaaaaaatttatatttcatcATTACTGCTTCTGGAAACTGattgaaacaaaaagaacatgttgtgTAATTTTTCAGGTTCGTAACTGGATGTTCTAGAGGTCCACTTCTCGGTTTCAAGTACCTTGAACCGAAATTCTGCATACAAAGGTCTGTTCTagtttttcattctttttttcttttcttttttgttcttttttcaacTGTTCATATTCATTTGGTACGTGGTGATTGATGCTTTTGCTGATTTGTAGGGCTGCTCCCTTGGATGTCACCCAAGAGTATCTTGATCGCTTACCAACGTCAGCCACTTGCATGAATCTGCTGAAGTTACCACCATATCCAAGGTCTTCTTTATAACTTTGCCTATGCAGATCCATCTcagagaaattctattttttaAAGTTCATATTAGAAACTCTTTTGCTTAGATAGTGTTTGATGATATCAATATCAATTTGGCTAACGTTCTCTTTTGCTCACGTGTCTGGTGGTGTTCAGTAAAGATCAAATGCGAACCAAATTGATCTACTCTATAAGTGCAGATGCCGGTTTTGATTTGAGTTGATGAACGATCCCTGCTGCCTGCACAGTTGTAGaatggaagaggaggcagaatCTGTAAATAGATGGTTGTGAGTAGCCTGCACAGTTGTATAGACGTACCCTCCTCCCCCGGGCTTGCACACAGAATTTGTTACATAACAACCAAGTGGAAATGGTCAAACATCTGTGTCCGTTACGAGTCCATTACATGCAGCATGTAAATTTGAtagtcacccaccccccccccccccgtatcATATTCCGCCAGTTAGAAATTTTGCTGAACTGAACAAATTATTAACCTAAAATGGAGAATAATTAATTATAGTGATCATTTTAtctgcaaagaaaagaaaaggccaGTGGGTGTAGTCACCATGGACGATGACAAAATGTTAGTGTACGTGTAGTCATCTCAGGTAGACCACCTGAACATAAGATCGTAAAATTAGATGGATTATGTTCGTTAGTGTCAAAAAAAACACTTTTTTTGTTTGATCAATTCAAATAGCAAACAGCTGACAAACACAACAAGTACATCAATATAAAGCCCGAATCCCATGGTGAGAAACTAGAAGAGAGaatatgtaaattttttaattcaaatccttaccttattttttttctaaaatattttttttttctccatcacCAATCTATATGCATCTACACTACAAGCTGGAAGAACGTAAGGACGTCAACTTCAGTCGACTTGCATTCTAGTTTAAAACGACAGCTGTTAAATGCAATAACTCTATGATGCAAATACtttgagaagtgatgactaaaatCAGCCAAAGGTCAGCAAAAATATCCTAGTCCTCATAGTTTCCAGATAATAGATTTAACATATAAATATGCATTAGAACACAATGTTTATGTACTTGCAACAGGGGAATCAGAAAGCAGAAGCTTATTTGACATAGGTTAGATCCCATCAGCTCTCTTAGACAATTTTGACAGTAGAATGGCTTTTCCCTCATATATTCAGTGCCGTTTTAGAGGGTCAATAAGAATCTCACTTTAgtcgtgttttttttttttttttttttttttttttttttttgtttcctgaGGGGCATGAAGTTAAGATTCTAAGCAAATGCTAGCACAGATAGGGACATAGCAAAAGATCAATTGAATCCAGATCAAGTCAATTTGAACTGTGCCATTATTTATAATGCTCACcataggcaaaaaaaaaaaaaacgagttTCTTAAGTTTTTGAGCCTCTAAGAACCAAATCTTCAAAACCAGATGTCCAAACTTATATATTAAATAAGCCTCTTCAAGGCATACAAAAGACGAGGTCTCTTTCACATCCAAATGTAGTTGTTCTACGTATTATTTTCTGTCAGAACTTAGTAATATATGACACACCAACTATGGACTTGAATGGACAACTTTCATCAGGAAATGTATCAAAACTAATCTTATATTGGAACAATGCAGATTGTGAGAATTGACGAGTCACATATATGGCCCACCGTTTCCATTTTTTGCTGAACCAATTTTGGTTGAAAGGAACAAAAGACAAGATCAAAGCAAAATCAGTCAATCAGTACTGCCCAAGGTTGGCTGAAAGCATCTGGGAACTAACCAAGTTGGTAGAAGCAAATCGGGTCCAAGCAAAATTAGCTAAAACCAGCAAAAATTGGCCAAACATGATAATATCAGCTGACAAATGGTTTGAATAAGTTCACGGTTCCAATCAAACCTCACTGGTTCCCTTTTGCTGATGTTTAAAGGGTTGTAATATCTGTTTATAGGCCTGTATTGATTGACAAATTCTAAAAGTTCACAAAAGGCCTCTTCGAAATCAAAACAAAATCAAGCCAATCAGCACTGGACAAGGTTTGCTGAAAGCAACTAGGACCAAACCAAGTTGGTTGAAGCAAATTAGGTCCAAACGAAATTAGCTAAAAGCAGCTGATATTGCTCgaaaaaaagataaatcagcTGAAAACAGTTCAAATAAGTTCCAAGTGGTTCATCCGATTCATTGTGCTAGTCTTCTAAAAGTTATGGCATCCATTCATAGGCATGGTAATTCTAACTGGGTCGATTGataattctgaagttttgagcaaATAATTAGTCCGTTGAAGACCGAAACAAAGTCATCCAATAAGTACTGGGCAAATTTTGTTGAAAGCAAAGCCAAGAGTTATGGCAACTATTTAGCAGCCTGAATATTTTTATTGGATTGATTGACAATTGGCCAAGTTGAATTTGGGTAATACATTTTTAACGATCTTAAGAGTTTTAAATATTTTCATTGTCATGTTAGTGGCTGTTTTACAAGGTCAACCAGAAGTCCCACATGAGTTGCTTGTGCTTTTATTTTTATGTACTACTTAACACATATCAGATTGGAGTCATTATGAAAACTATTAACACTTGGTATTAGGATCAAAGCCTATCTAAAAACTATTAATACATATCAGATTGGAGTCATTATGAAAACAAGTTTTGGATGATCTTACGCAAGATCACTTAAGTTTACGAAATTTCCTGTTACTTAAAACTATTAACATTTGGTATTAGGATCAAAGCCTATCTAAAACCAGTTCACATGAGATATATATGTGACCAAGAATAACTAGCATCCAATTCTCTCCCTTATTATACTAACCCACTAGCTTTCATTTGCATTTGGCTCCTCAACCACAGATTACCATGTAATGGATACATTAAGTGGCATGCATTCTAACAAAACCTAGTTATACATCACATAAATTCAAGTCTAGACTAATTATGAATCCATAATTCTTGTTGTAGAACCCAATTCTATGATCTGTTTGATGTGAACTTCTGACCACTTTATTAGTCCATTCTAAACTTATCTAAAATCTTTATTTGGAGAATAACCAACAGCCTCTAGGTAGCTCATAAAAGGACATTCCAACCTTAAAGAAACATGACATGAAACATCAGCATTAAAGTACATTTTAACAGGACAATCTAACTTGAAGAATAGCAAATTTCTTGATGTAAATATTACATCTTAGAAGCGAtctttgatcctaacaaattaaaGCTACACTGATGAAGAAAATAGCCAAAAATTTTGAACATAGACTCGGAAACATTTCTCCTTAAAACCTCCATGAGGCCTTGATAACTTAAAGAGATCTACTCTATCAATGACAATGACAAGATAAAGTTGAAGTCAGCATGAATTCTAGCATTTAATCTGACAGGCAACAGCGCACCTCCTTAGTTATTTGCAGAACGTGCTTATGTTCACGAAAACAAAATGTTATATAGAAATCCTGAAAATCTCCTGCGTTTATTTAAAGGAAGCAGCACAACCTTCTTGCTTTTGGTTTGAGATTTTAGGGTTCTTTAATCTGAAAGGAATAGTTGCGTCTTCTTAATCAATTATAAGTCACCTCATCGGAACATAGTGGCTATGGTTGTCATCGCATATTATTGGACCCAAAAAGAATTTTACCGGCTCATACAACAACGCCGTACTAAGGTTAAGAGATAAAGAACCACAAACCCGACCACGAAGCGGTATAATGTTTACAAGTAAATGCAAAACCAAGAAGGGCAAGAGGTGCAAGACGATCGAATTGGTCGACAAGAAAAGGATCTCCTTATAGATGGCTCAAATATAGGATCAAGAAACCCAAGAAACGAACCAGATGATCAACTCGTCACGCACAAGAAATGCCCTATGCCCTAAAATTGTGTGgttacaagaaaaagaaaaggttagaagagagggaagaaaagGGAGGAAACCTTTCCCAGTCGATGTTGGTCTCGGAGCCGACGACTCTGCTTTCTTGGAGATCGCTTCTTCGTGTTCTTTGTCACCACAGTACTGTGGCACCACAGTACTCTGATGGGGGGACCCCAGCAAGATGTACAGGGATCTCCGTGTTCTTTGTCTCGGGCGAGACAGGTGATCTCCATCTTGTGGCAGCAACATGATTTCCAAGAGGGAGGATGAACAGAAGAAAGTAGCTTAACAGACCAACATCACAACCATGCATGCAGGAATATTTAAGCACTGAATTGTAGACCATCTCATGTAAAATGCAATGTGTGAATCAAGTTGAATATATTATTACCCTCATAAAAGTTGCATAGTAGACTCTGAATCAGCTTCATTTTGTTCTGTTCCAGCATGCATCTGCTATAATCTTATTAGTTGTAGGTACCTTGGCTTACATTTTTGAGCTGCAATGTTAGTCTGGCAACCCTGCGTGCTCAAGGAGGTTGATCAACGGGGAAAACCACTTACAATTCTCTTCATAAAAGTGCTGAGAAATTGGGTGGTGAAGATGAGAGCACAAAGCACATCAATGACTTTGAAGAGTGAAGTGAACTAAAGACAAATGCAGAATTATATATATTGGCAGCATTACTAGTTCATCTTGAAGAGTGAAGTGAACTAAAGACAAACTCATTACCTGAAAGAATTGGCATGAAGTTAGTCTTTCGGCAATATGTACATGAGACAGAGTTCTTCCCGACTTTCTTCCTTGTTTCTGCTATGACCAGAAGAATGATATGTAAATCTCTTAGACAAACCACACATTCTCCAGCTCAGCTAGAGCTCCATATTAGATCATCGAGCAACTTCTAAGAAAACTTCAGCAGGCATTTGCATTCGGTGACTTGAATCAACATGAAGACAGCATATAATTGCACATTTGCAAAAAACTAATTATTGGAATTTAACATATTATCATTTCTAATGCTGCTAAAATCTCACCAATTAAAAGAAAGTTTACATGTACTGGGTATTCTACACAAGTACAGCAACAGAAGAACACAAAATGAAGGAAAGTAGAAATCATATGGTTGTATCAAAGCATTTGGGTGGACAAGTGTACAAAACCAAACTGATCTTGTTTCATGAATCACCTTCACCATCAGACATATATTGGTTTAAATATTCAGGAAAATAAAAAGTTCATCCCAGCTATAATATCAAAGGATAATGCATATCCCTAAAGAATctgcaaaagaacaaaaaaaaggttTGTGAGATTCTTTTTAAGGAAAAAAAGAGGGTACATCTGCATTTATGTTAACAGATATCTCTAGGATTACATGCCCAAcagaatatatttatttatatatgtataaatgaatatatgtatacacacgcgtttgtgtgtgcgcgcgcgctaGGAATGCATTTTGACCATGTCTTATTCCTTAGAGCCCTCATTGTTATTTGGACATGTAGCAATTAATAAAGTTTGCCTGTAATAAAGTTTGCCTATAGGTtatgtatatacatttgtatgtatgtatacacacacacacacacacatatatatgtatatatatacatatatgtatatgtatgtatgtatgtatatacatatacacaaatacatatacatatacatagacacatatatatatatacatatacatatacataaacacatatatatatatacatagacacacacacacacacacacacacacacatatatatatatgtatatatatatatatatatgtatatatatgtatatatatatatatatgtatatatatgtatatatatatatgtatatatatatatatacatatatatatacatatacatatatatatttttttttattttttttgtgtgtgtgtgtgtgctagGATTGCATTTTGACCTTGACTTATACCTTAGAGCCTCATTGTTATTTGGACATGTGGCAATTAATAAAGTTTGCCTGTAGGTTATCTTTGGGGAATCTTTCTCTGATACTCTTTTGCAACTTTTGCAAATCGTTCCAAGCCTTGTGCAAGTAATCCTTCAAGGAATGGTTTAAGCGCCTGTAGAGATCCAAGCAAGAATTCTTTAATTTTAGGAAGA
Protein-coding regions in this window:
- the LOC103986488 gene encoding E3 ubiquitin-protein ligase UPL6 isoform X3, translated to MLEQDVKSPELHVSASALEHVLISLVSHVGQQPCQCSNADPRWSFSLQILSIPFLWHHLPFFKEGLGRYYIHQMANFLPSHAGVLPDDILQEYPGHACLLGNLLEVAGVVLSDPSSTYHTAIDFLTVSTFLLEVLPSVDSSPVQKPVDDELTMDDEVLSPDLQKQISSSIDSCLLQHLVNALLKATCPTGYSDKTWPSNIEVEAISAVCTFLHVTFCTLPHELIMTLLAYRTELLPALWNYIKRCHENQRWSFSSKLTAHIPGDTPGWLLPLAVFCPLYKHMLKFVDTEEFYEQETPVKIKDIPSLVIIIKQALWQLLWTINGHVSSQNSSRSLPGDKKLSVELINRKARVAMSELLSQLQDWNSRRQFMSADDFHLQEARSKTFVSQALLGNTRASDILKQAPFLVPFTSRVEIFTSELVASRQRSGAHPGLTRLTFKIRRNRVLEDAFEQLSTLSEDDLRGPIRISFVNEFGVEEPGVDGGGIFKDFMENIIQAAFDVQFGLFKETPDHLLYPNPGSASVHKQHLQFFHFLGTLLGKAMYEGILVDIPFATFFLSKLKEKSNFLHDLPSLDPELYRHLLFLKHYKGDVSELELYFVAVNNEYGDQTEEELIPGGKDLRVTKDNAIAFIHLVANYRLNYQIRTQSLHFLRGFQQLVQKEWIEMFNEHEIQLFISGSLESMNVDDLRSNTQYTGGYHHEHQVIEMFWEVLESFSLEYQKKFLKFVTGCSRGPLLGFKYLEPKFCIQRAAPLDVTQEYLDRLPTSATCMNLLKLPPYPSKDQMRTKLIYSISADAGFDLS